The Candidatus Cloacimonadota bacterium genomic sequence TATAACGTTTGCGCCCATGGTTGAGCAAGAAATTGCACATTGCCTTCCAATACCGGAAGAAGCACCGGTAATAAAGATTACTTTACCTTCTAAAGAGAATGGATTATTCAAAATTATCAAAACCAATTAATCTCATAAGATCATTAACTGTATTAATCGATTGAAAATCTTGTCCCGATATTTTCTTATTGAATTTCTCATCAATTAATGCAATAATTGAGAGAATGGCTAATGAATCATATTCATCTAATTCTGTGAGGATAGTATCCTCTTT encodes the following:
- a CDS encoding acyl carrier protein, with amino-acid sequence MKKVVFFDELKETLEIEDIHLKEDTILTELDEYDSLAILSIIALIDEKFNKKISGQDFQSINTVNDLMRLIGFDNFE